In Patescibacteria group bacterium, the following are encoded in one genomic region:
- a CDS encoding response regulator: MEEAKKIILIVEDEPSLLNVLEEKFTKEGFEVMRAADGQEGLDKFGQKTPDLVLLDIIMPIMNGIEMLTKMREMPKGNQIPVILLTNLTSPPEPSFRKIIGESSEYLVKSDWKLDDVVEKVKNKLAKDNLPTQK; encoded by the coding sequence ATGGAAGAAGCTAAAAAAATCATTTTAATTGTTGAAGACGAGCCTTCTTTGTTAAACGTACTCGAGGAAAAATTTACTAAAGAAGGTTTTGAGGTGATGAGGGCCGCTGATGGCCAAGAAGGCTTGGACAAATTTGGACAAAAAACACCAGACTTGGTTTTACTAGACATTATTATGCCGATTATGAATGGAATTGAGATGTTAACTAAGATGCGCGAAATGCCAAAAGGTAATCAAATTCCCGTGATCTTATTAACCAACCTGACGAGTCCGCCAGAGCCATCTTTTCGAAAAATAATTGGCGAATCGTCAGAATATTTGGTCAAAAGTGACTGGAAACTTGACGACGTTGTTGAAAAAGTTAAAAATAAATTGGCCAAAGATAATTTGCCAACTCAAAAATAA